AGCGATTGGGGCGGTAACAATGTGCCACAGCTTGCGATTAAAGGGAATAGAGCCGACTAAAGTGGCCAGAAATATACCGGATAAAGACCAGGTCATAATGTAGAAGTCAGGCCAATGAAGACCTAAAGGGGTAATGGCCTTGGAGAGTCCATAGCCTACAAACCAGTAGGCCGCAATCGAATCCGGCACATGGAAGGCCAGAATGCTCACTGCCTCGGCTAAGAACCGCAGGCTAAACCAACCGCCTAACAGAACCACGGCAAAGACATCCATCCACTTCATCCTAAATACGTATGCCCGCTGGATGAACCGGCGATAAATAAGAATGCCTTCACCCACGACTAAAATGAAGAAACCAAACCCGTCGTTTAACAAGGCATACCATGCCTGAGTGGAGTTGAAGGTGGCTTCAGTCACCGTGCGTAGGAAATAGAAGTCGGAAAACGGCGAGTAAAAAAGGATGCTAAGAGGCGAGATGCCGCCCAGTTCCGGCAGGCCAGCCGCTTTGATGTGATTAACCATAATGATGCCGATATAGCTCACGATAATGGAGAACATAGCCACACCCCGCAGGATGTTCTCTTGGAAAAGCCGCCGGTGGATAAAGGTGTCAAGAATGGCGGATAGAACCTGCCTGATCTTTCGGCTGAATATGATCCCTACCGCCCCTCTAATGGTCCGGCCAAGGCCAGGGCCAGTCCCTTTTGTCCAGACATAGAGGTTGTTGATTACCCCAAGAATGAGGACAAATGTCCCGATCATAAAAACAGCGGCACTGAAAGAATCAAAGAATGGATATTCGCCTAACATCTTTCTAATCAGAGCACAGAACCCAGACCGGAATAAGTTATCTGTGTTCTGGGTCCTGTTATTCTCCTGGTTTCATTATGTAGACTTCCCAATAACCTTTGTCTTCCCGCCTGATTGAGTCTATCAGCAGCCCTTTCTTCTGGCAAAAGGCAGGAATCTCCCTGGTTACCGAGGCCTCGGAATCGCATAGCATCTTCACTACTTCTCCCTCATTCAGG
The bacterium DNA segment above includes these coding regions:
- a CDS encoding sulfurtransferase TusA family protein codes for the protein MSEVDIKTVAPIKELDVLGRVCPYPLVMAKKATHGLNEGEVVKMLCDSEASVTREIPAFCQKKGLLIDSIRREDKGYWEVYIMKPGE